In Zingiber officinale cultivar Zhangliang chromosome 3B, Zo_v1.1, whole genome shotgun sequence, a single window of DNA contains:
- the LOC122056596 gene encoding golgin subfamily B member 1-like isoform X2: MRRFFPLRSSTSSSGSTNVAAPAPSNRKDVKAPTYGDAHDGSQSPKEILKPCNQCLDEGSSTPFLQRSLSFSSGMVTRYGKDGDLVFLRDTVDSPTNSENNANHICKYPNHQFSTSERFSRENRGNLASIHDVEFDSSGSREQFLAEISPCSSPIPSRSRADRCRRTPSKNEFDGFTDGEYQMGKSSHYDTSYFSGTEFDNCLVDKNMLPSLGKLPRFQHLRSSLLSYDKENRRSYSFWETNHVHHHSTRAWTNDDFKLPAPSRQIRNAEKMCHALSSKFLKPQDHDSRTTITIEEVHDEMSQPSLSSNCFSELHVPENASFEDEKDSCTDAKLIDMINNNPQEDTTDEELQMKVKRLEEKLMLLSDETPEMLIYREENSNLTTMLQIIHNINEERKCLTLELSSQIKSRLSERHSAEERFKQWKTELGTRTRRLEKEKIDIQSSLEKELDQRENEWSLKYAKFQSEEQRLRDHVRELAEQNVSLQREISLVKTNKIDTQCRIMNSERQVSELTANLENMRIGNTGLHQSLSELQDKQRGTEEDLDHLRRCSKEKDEENKELQKAIIKLQRICSGQERTIGGLRQGLDDELGKKTIENGGEMVKLKMEQLRLTGVEQMLRKEIESHRLEMESIRHENISLLNRLQITDNCYGYSFFKFDQELHSRVATLQAHGLSLLDNSSCFFSELLEFIKCKRYDEVASMNLERIPVDDYILKYHSLKRGIENLRRNLQATMVALDDKSNLEESQRQTMEESKMRQLKSHVTEDEMVLNLRAEAILSRVLKENLLSRELEYEQLQADFASSIRACDVLRNANQRLQDEVACISHKMKDLELQMLKKDETVTRLHQELQTSMKDLNVVQSMLQNVSTEKDELWEEVKRLRKMNSDLENEISCFRKKIESLDEDILLKEGQISILRDSIEKPYDTIYGVKGMKEFILE; this comes from the exons ATGAGAAGGTTCTTCCCACTAAGATCCTCTACATCTAGTAGTGGAAGTACCAATGTTGCTGCTCCTGCACCGAGCAACAGGAAGGATGTAAAAGCTCCAACTTATGGTGATGCTCATGATGGATCCCAATCTCCCAAGGAAATTCTTAAGCCATGCAACCAGTGTCTGGATGAGGGTTCATCAACGCCATTTCTCCAAAGGAGTCTTTCATTCTCCTCAGGCATGGTGACTAGGTATGGTAAAGATGGAGACTTGGTATTTTTGCGTGACACTGTCGATTCACCTACCAACTCGGAGAATAATGCAAACCACATTTGCAAGTATCCTAATCA CCAATTTTCAACATCAGAAAGATTTTCAAGAGAAAATAGAGGCAATTTAGCTTCCATCCATGATGTAGAGTTCGATTCTTCAGGTTCAAGAGAACAATTTCTAGCAGAAATTTCTCCATGCAGTTCACCCATTCCATCAAGAAGCAGAGCAGATCGCTGTAGGAGGACTCCAAGCAAAAATGAATTTGATGGCTTCACAGATGGAGAGTATCAAATGGGCAAATCCAGTCATTATGACACTAGCTACTTTTCTGGTACTGAATTTGATAACTGTTTGGTGGACAAAAATATGCTCCCAAGTCTAGGAAAGCTGCCAAGATTTCAACACCTGAGATCATCTCTACTCTCATATGATAAAGAGAACAGGAGGAGCTACTCGTTCTGGGAGACGAATCATGTGCACCATCATTCTACTCGAGCTTGGACAAATGATGATTTTAAGCTACCTGCCCCTTCTAGGCAGATCAGAAATGCTGAGAAAATGTGCCATGCATTATCTTCAAAATTTCTTAAACCACAAGATCATGATTCTAGAACAACTATTACAATAGAGGAGGTGCACGATGAGATGTCGCAACCATCATTGTCTTCAAACTGTTTTTCTGAATTGCATGTTCCTGAAAATGCTTCCTTTGAGGATGAAAAGGACTCTTGCACAGATGCTAAGCTTATTGACATGATTAATAACAACCCACAGGAAGACACCACAGATGAGGAATTACAAATGAAAGTGAAAAGGTTGGAAGAGAAGCTTATGCTTCTTTCAGATGAAACTCCTGAAATGCTGATTTATCGGGAAGAGAACTCAAACTTAACGACTATGCTTCAAATAATTCATAATATCAATGAAGAGCGAAAGTGCTTGACACTTGAGCTTTCATCACAAATCAAATCTAGGCTTTCTGAGAGACATTCTGCAGAAGAAAGATTTAAACAGTGGAAAACAGAATTGGGCACTAGGACAAGGCGGCTTGAGAAAGAGAAGATTGATATACAGTCAAGTCTGGAGAAAGAATTAGACCAAAGGGAAAACGAATGGTCACTGAAGTATGCAAAATTTCAATCCGAAGAACAGAGGCTAAGGGATCATGTTAGAGAACTTGCTGAGCAGAATGTGTCACTTCAAAGAGAAATTTCTCTAGTCAAGACCAACAAAATAGACACTCAGTGTAGGATAATGAACTCAGAGAGGCAAGTCAGCGAACTGACTGCTAATTTGGAAAACATGAGAATAGGGAACACTGGCCTTCATCAGTCCTTGTCTGAGTTGCAGGACAAACAAAGAGGAACCGAAGAGGATCTTGATCATCTGAGGAGATGCAGCAAGGAAAAGGATGAGGAGAATAAGGAGTTGCAAAAAGCAATTATAAAGCTGCAAAGAATATGCAGTGGACAAGAGAGAACAATTGGTGGGTTGAGACAAGGACTTGATGATGAGTTAGGTAAGAAGACAATAGAAAATGGTGGTGAAATGGTTAAGTTGAAAATGGAACAATTGCGATTAACTGGAGTTGAGCAGATGCTGAGGAAAGAAATCGAATCCCACAGGCTTGAAATGGAATCTATTAGGCATGAAAACATTTCCCTGTTAAATCGTCTTCAGATTACTGATAATTGTTATGGCTACTCATTTTTCAAATTTGACCAAGAACTCCATTCCCGAGTAGCAACTTTGCAGGCTCATGGACTTTCATTACTTGACAACAGTAGCTGTTTCTTTAGTGAACTGTTAGAATTCATAAAATGCAAGAGGTATGATGAAGTAGCTAGCATGAATCTTGAGAGAATTCCAGTTGATGATTACATTCTGAAGTATCATAGTTTAAAGAGAGGTATTGAGAACTTGAGAAGAAACTTACAAGCAACAATGGTGGCATTAGATGACAAGTCGAATCTTGAAGAATCACAGAGGCAGACTATGGAAGAAAGTAAAATGAGGCAATTGAAAAGTCATGTCACAGAG GATGAAATGGTGTTAAACTTGAGGGCAGAAGCCATACTATCAAGAGTATTGAAAGAGAATCTGTTGTCTCGAGAACTGGaatatgaacaactacaagctgattttgcAAGTTCTATAAGAGCTTGTGATGTCCTGCGAAATGCTAATCAGAGGCTACAGGATGAAGTTGCTTGTATTTCCCACAAGATGAAGGATTTGGAGCTTCAG ATGCTAAAGAAGGATGAGACAGTCACAAGGTTGCACCAGGAGCTTCAGACTTCCATGAAAG
- the LOC122056596 gene encoding golgin subfamily B member 1-like isoform X1, which translates to MRRFFPLRSSTSSSGSTNVAAPAPSNRKDVKAPTYGDAHDGSQSPKEILKPCNQCLDEGSSTPFLQRSLSFSSGMVTRYGKDGDLVFLRDTVDSPTNSENNANHICKYPNHSQFSTSERFSRENRGNLASIHDVEFDSSGSREQFLAEISPCSSPIPSRSRADRCRRTPSKNEFDGFTDGEYQMGKSSHYDTSYFSGTEFDNCLVDKNMLPSLGKLPRFQHLRSSLLSYDKENRRSYSFWETNHVHHHSTRAWTNDDFKLPAPSRQIRNAEKMCHALSSKFLKPQDHDSRTTITIEEVHDEMSQPSLSSNCFSELHVPENASFEDEKDSCTDAKLIDMINNNPQEDTTDEELQMKVKRLEEKLMLLSDETPEMLIYREENSNLTTMLQIIHNINEERKCLTLELSSQIKSRLSERHSAEERFKQWKTELGTRTRRLEKEKIDIQSSLEKELDQRENEWSLKYAKFQSEEQRLRDHVRELAEQNVSLQREISLVKTNKIDTQCRIMNSERQVSELTANLENMRIGNTGLHQSLSELQDKQRGTEEDLDHLRRCSKEKDEENKELQKAIIKLQRICSGQERTIGGLRQGLDDELGKKTIENGGEMVKLKMEQLRLTGVEQMLRKEIESHRLEMESIRHENISLLNRLQITDNCYGYSFFKFDQELHSRVATLQAHGLSLLDNSSCFFSELLEFIKCKRYDEVASMNLERIPVDDYILKYHSLKRGIENLRRNLQATMVALDDKSNLEESQRQTMEESKMRQLKSHVTEDEMVLNLRAEAILSRVLKENLLSRELEYEQLQADFASSIRACDVLRNANQRLQDEVACISHKMKDLELQMLKKDETVTRLHQELQTSMKDLNVVQSMLQNVSTEKDELWEEVKRLRKMNSDLENEISCFRKKIESLDEDILLKEGQISILRDSIEKPYDTIYGVKGMKEFILE; encoded by the exons ATGAGAAGGTTCTTCCCACTAAGATCCTCTACATCTAGTAGTGGAAGTACCAATGTTGCTGCTCCTGCACCGAGCAACAGGAAGGATGTAAAAGCTCCAACTTATGGTGATGCTCATGATGGATCCCAATCTCCCAAGGAAATTCTTAAGCCATGCAACCAGTGTCTGGATGAGGGTTCATCAACGCCATTTCTCCAAAGGAGTCTTTCATTCTCCTCAGGCATGGTGACTAGGTATGGTAAAGATGGAGACTTGGTATTTTTGCGTGACACTGTCGATTCACCTACCAACTCGGAGAATAATGCAAACCACATTTGCAAGTATCCTAATCA CAGCCAATTTTCAACATCAGAAAGATTTTCAAGAGAAAATAGAGGCAATTTAGCTTCCATCCATGATGTAGAGTTCGATTCTTCAGGTTCAAGAGAACAATTTCTAGCAGAAATTTCTCCATGCAGTTCACCCATTCCATCAAGAAGCAGAGCAGATCGCTGTAGGAGGACTCCAAGCAAAAATGAATTTGATGGCTTCACAGATGGAGAGTATCAAATGGGCAAATCCAGTCATTATGACACTAGCTACTTTTCTGGTACTGAATTTGATAACTGTTTGGTGGACAAAAATATGCTCCCAAGTCTAGGAAAGCTGCCAAGATTTCAACACCTGAGATCATCTCTACTCTCATATGATAAAGAGAACAGGAGGAGCTACTCGTTCTGGGAGACGAATCATGTGCACCATCATTCTACTCGAGCTTGGACAAATGATGATTTTAAGCTACCTGCCCCTTCTAGGCAGATCAGAAATGCTGAGAAAATGTGCCATGCATTATCTTCAAAATTTCTTAAACCACAAGATCATGATTCTAGAACAACTATTACAATAGAGGAGGTGCACGATGAGATGTCGCAACCATCATTGTCTTCAAACTGTTTTTCTGAATTGCATGTTCCTGAAAATGCTTCCTTTGAGGATGAAAAGGACTCTTGCACAGATGCTAAGCTTATTGACATGATTAATAACAACCCACAGGAAGACACCACAGATGAGGAATTACAAATGAAAGTGAAAAGGTTGGAAGAGAAGCTTATGCTTCTTTCAGATGAAACTCCTGAAATGCTGATTTATCGGGAAGAGAACTCAAACTTAACGACTATGCTTCAAATAATTCATAATATCAATGAAGAGCGAAAGTGCTTGACACTTGAGCTTTCATCACAAATCAAATCTAGGCTTTCTGAGAGACATTCTGCAGAAGAAAGATTTAAACAGTGGAAAACAGAATTGGGCACTAGGACAAGGCGGCTTGAGAAAGAGAAGATTGATATACAGTCAAGTCTGGAGAAAGAATTAGACCAAAGGGAAAACGAATGGTCACTGAAGTATGCAAAATTTCAATCCGAAGAACAGAGGCTAAGGGATCATGTTAGAGAACTTGCTGAGCAGAATGTGTCACTTCAAAGAGAAATTTCTCTAGTCAAGACCAACAAAATAGACACTCAGTGTAGGATAATGAACTCAGAGAGGCAAGTCAGCGAACTGACTGCTAATTTGGAAAACATGAGAATAGGGAACACTGGCCTTCATCAGTCCTTGTCTGAGTTGCAGGACAAACAAAGAGGAACCGAAGAGGATCTTGATCATCTGAGGAGATGCAGCAAGGAAAAGGATGAGGAGAATAAGGAGTTGCAAAAAGCAATTATAAAGCTGCAAAGAATATGCAGTGGACAAGAGAGAACAATTGGTGGGTTGAGACAAGGACTTGATGATGAGTTAGGTAAGAAGACAATAGAAAATGGTGGTGAAATGGTTAAGTTGAAAATGGAACAATTGCGATTAACTGGAGTTGAGCAGATGCTGAGGAAAGAAATCGAATCCCACAGGCTTGAAATGGAATCTATTAGGCATGAAAACATTTCCCTGTTAAATCGTCTTCAGATTACTGATAATTGTTATGGCTACTCATTTTTCAAATTTGACCAAGAACTCCATTCCCGAGTAGCAACTTTGCAGGCTCATGGACTTTCATTACTTGACAACAGTAGCTGTTTCTTTAGTGAACTGTTAGAATTCATAAAATGCAAGAGGTATGATGAAGTAGCTAGCATGAATCTTGAGAGAATTCCAGTTGATGATTACATTCTGAAGTATCATAGTTTAAAGAGAGGTATTGAGAACTTGAGAAGAAACTTACAAGCAACAATGGTGGCATTAGATGACAAGTCGAATCTTGAAGAATCACAGAGGCAGACTATGGAAGAAAGTAAAATGAGGCAATTGAAAAGTCATGTCACAGAG GATGAAATGGTGTTAAACTTGAGGGCAGAAGCCATACTATCAAGAGTATTGAAAGAGAATCTGTTGTCTCGAGAACTGGaatatgaacaactacaagctgattttgcAAGTTCTATAAGAGCTTGTGATGTCCTGCGAAATGCTAATCAGAGGCTACAGGATGAAGTTGCTTGTATTTCCCACAAGATGAAGGATTTGGAGCTTCAG ATGCTAAAGAAGGATGAGACAGTCACAAGGTTGCACCAGGAGCTTCAGACTTCCATGAAAG